In Myxococcus guangdongensis, the following proteins share a genomic window:
- the hrpB gene encoding ATP-dependent helicase HrpB, translated as MADATLPIDPLLPEIVSTLRGARSLVLEAPPGAGKTTRVPRALLEAGLGAGKEIVVLQPRRLPTRLAAQRVSEEIGERVGETVGYQVRFEDVRSAKTRMSFVTEGVLGRRLLSDPTLRDVGIVVLDEFHERHLSADISLAMLRRLQETRRPDLKLVVMSATLEAEPVRAYLGGCPSLRSQGRRFDVSVEYLPTPDDRHLDQQVLSGIKRLFTQGVDGDVLVFLPGAGEIRRTRDACAEFAERHDTDVLPLHGDLSPAEQDRAVRRSSRRKIILSTNVAETSVTIDGVAVVIDTGLARVASHSPWSGLPTLKLSKVSRASAVQRAGRAGRTRAGHCLRLYTQHDFDGRPEQDAPEIRRMDLAETILSLRASGVTDLNAFPFFEPPPAASLDAAETLLRRLGAVDSKGVVTDVGQRLLRFPVHPRQARIIVEGERRGVGADAATLAALMGERDIRREARANLGGGQRAAAVVSGPSDLLELLERFREAERSNFSSGRLHSLSLEQGAVQSVDRVQKQLRRAVRSQGERPHRPEDVEQALMLSVLAGYPDRVARRRRPRAPELLLFGGGTASLSELSVVQDADLMVAADAEERPGRGAVVRLASAVEPEWLLDLYPETLEEVDTLQWNAEARRVERLTRLSYGNLVLEETRTPAPASEATARVLVEAALAAGPGRFAEPEALEQWRTRVALLAQAFPEAKFPTVDDTFLRDALASLCSDARSFKDLEGVSLLDALYARLTSEQQRLLATHAPERVTLPGGRGVKVNYEPGKPPWVESRLQDFFGLAQGPSVCAGRVPLVLHLLAPNMRAVQVTTDLAGFWERHYPALRKELGRKYPRHSWPEDPRHAQPPAPRPPRR; from the coding sequence ATGGCGGATGCCACGCTTCCCATCGACCCGCTCCTGCCGGAGATCGTCTCCACGCTGCGCGGTGCTCGCTCACTCGTGCTCGAAGCACCTCCCGGTGCGGGCAAGACGACCCGAGTCCCCCGCGCCCTGCTCGAAGCGGGTCTCGGCGCGGGCAAGGAGATCGTCGTCCTGCAGCCACGTCGACTGCCCACCCGGCTCGCCGCCCAGCGGGTCTCCGAGGAGATCGGCGAGCGCGTGGGTGAGACTGTCGGCTACCAGGTCCGCTTCGAGGATGTCCGCAGCGCGAAGACGCGCATGTCCTTCGTCACCGAGGGCGTGCTCGGCCGACGCCTCCTCTCCGACCCCACCCTCCGGGACGTCGGCATCGTCGTGCTCGACGAGTTCCACGAGCGCCACCTGTCCGCCGACATCTCCCTCGCGATGCTCCGTCGACTCCAGGAGACCCGTCGCCCGGACCTCAAGCTCGTCGTCATGTCCGCGACCCTGGAGGCCGAACCCGTTCGGGCGTACCTCGGAGGTTGTCCCTCGCTTCGCTCCCAGGGGCGTCGCTTCGACGTGAGCGTCGAGTACCTCCCCACTCCCGATGACCGGCACCTGGACCAGCAGGTCCTCTCCGGCATCAAGCGCCTGTTCACCCAGGGCGTCGACGGCGATGTCCTCGTCTTCCTCCCCGGCGCCGGAGAAATCCGCCGCACCCGCGACGCCTGCGCCGAGTTCGCCGAGCGTCACGACACCGACGTCCTCCCCCTCCACGGAGACCTGTCCCCCGCGGAGCAGGACCGCGCCGTGCGCCGGAGTTCGCGCCGGAAGATCATCCTCTCCACCAACGTGGCCGAGACGTCCGTCACCATCGACGGTGTCGCCGTCGTCATCGACACGGGCCTGGCGCGCGTGGCCAGCCACTCGCCCTGGTCCGGCCTCCCCACACTCAAGCTGTCCAAGGTCAGCCGCGCCTCCGCCGTGCAGCGCGCGGGCCGCGCCGGCCGTACCCGCGCCGGACATTGCCTGCGCCTCTACACCCAACACGACTTCGACGGACGCCCGGAACAGGACGCGCCCGAAATCCGCCGCATGGACCTGGCGGAGACCATCCTGTCCCTCCGCGCCTCCGGCGTGACGGACCTGAACGCCTTCCCCTTCTTCGAACCGCCCCCAGCCGCCTCGCTCGATGCGGCGGAGACGCTGCTGCGTCGCCTCGGCGCGGTGGACTCCAAGGGTGTCGTCACCGACGTGGGCCAGCGGCTCCTGCGCTTCCCCGTCCATCCGCGCCAGGCTCGCATCATCGTCGAAGGTGAACGACGAGGTGTCGGCGCGGACGCGGCCACGCTCGCGGCCCTCATGGGTGAGCGCGACATCCGCCGCGAAGCCCGCGCCAACCTCGGGGGTGGCCAGCGCGCCGCGGCCGTCGTCAGCGGTCCCTCGGACCTGCTCGAGCTCCTCGAGCGCTTCCGCGAAGCCGAGCGCTCCAACTTCTCCTCCGGACGCCTCCACTCCCTCTCGCTGGAACAGGGCGCGGTGCAGTCCGTCGACCGCGTACAGAAGCAGCTCCGCCGCGCCGTGCGAAGCCAGGGGGAGCGTCCTCATCGCCCCGAGGATGTCGAACAAGCCCTCATGCTCAGCGTCCTCGCGGGCTACCCGGACCGCGTCGCGCGACGTCGCCGTCCCCGCGCGCCCGAGCTGTTGCTCTTCGGCGGCGGCACCGCGTCCCTCTCCGAGCTGAGCGTCGTCCAGGACGCGGACCTGATGGTCGCCGCGGACGCGGAGGAGCGCCCAGGCCGCGGCGCCGTGGTGCGACTGGCCAGCGCCGTCGAACCCGAGTGGCTGCTGGACCTCTACCCCGAGACGCTCGAGGAGGTGGACACCCTCCAGTGGAACGCCGAGGCGCGCCGCGTGGAGCGCCTCACCCGCCTGTCCTATGGCAACCTCGTCCTCGAGGAGACCCGCACGCCCGCGCCCGCCTCCGAGGCCACCGCGCGCGTCCTCGTCGAAGCCGCGCTCGCCGCTGGCCCCGGCCGCTTCGCGGAGCCCGAGGCCCTGGAGCAATGGCGCACCCGCGTGGCCCTGCTCGCCCAGGCCTTCCCCGAGGCGAAGTTCCCCACCGTCGACGACACCTTCCTGCGCGATGCGCTCGCGTCCCTGTGCTCGGACGCGCGCAGCTTCAAGGACCTGGAGGGCGTGTCCCTGCTCGACGCGCTCTACGCGCGCCTCACCTCGGAACAACAGCGCCTGCTCGCCACACACGCTCCCGAGCGCGTCACCCTTCCGGGCGGCCGGGGCGTCAAGGTGAACTACGAGCCGGGCAAGCCGCCCTGGGTGGAGTCACGGCTTCAGGATTTCTTCGGGTTGGCGCAGGGGCCCAGCGTGTGCGCGGGCCGCGTGCCGTTGGTGCTCCACCTGCTCGCGCCCAACATGCGCGCCGTGCAGGTAACGACCGACCTGGCGGGTTTCTGGGAGCGACACTACCCGGCGCTGCGCAAGGAGCTGGGGCGCAAGTACCCACGTCACTCGTGGCCGGAGGACCCCAGGCACGCACAGCCACCCGCGCCCCGTCCTCCGCGCCGCTGA